Proteins from a genomic interval of Quercus robur chromosome 9, dhQueRobu3.1, whole genome shotgun sequence:
- the LOC126700821 gene encoding uncharacterized protein LOC126700821 yields the protein MLVSELIDDDTGQWNRQKVHILFAPSTRCEILAIPLNALHRRDELEWKENRARRFSVKDAYHVAIRLSHQDGAEHSNARIDGKVWKTIWASKVPPKVRNFIWRACSNILPTKENLHSRRVKVEPRCDICYQQPESTSHLLWECPMARNVWARVQKCSNQVQDFFQLWPLHSSPNVRDKNKYCRFHRDHGHNTEDCRDLKEQIEELIRKGKLQKFVKKGEHSKFRDDNRTQNESFTRDDDHTSQPPRKVNGEINTITGGPVSGGSFRSLRKAYHRQVNRVHAIPPSKYRRTYQDMSFSEGDARGVKQPHNDPLVIVLNIEGFNTRRILVDNGSSADIIYLSAFQQLKLDPKRLRPFDSPLVSFSGDRVYPRGIVTLTVTAGTYPLQLTKQVDFLVVDCPSSYNVIIGRPTLNKWKAATSTYCLKVKFPTDDGVGEVKGDQVLARECYQAVLARKENHTWTIEEKEEDRMEILEAVELVEGNADRTTRIGTTLSPEMRAKLIKFLKGNLDVFAWSHEDMPGISPGIIQHRLNVDANRKPVQQRRRTFAPERDQAVAEEVTKLLTAGFIREVYYPEWLANVVLVKKPNGKWRMCVDFTDLNKACPKDSFPLPRIDQLVDSTAGHKLLTFMDAFSGYNQIKMAEEDQEKTAFITSQGLYCYKVMPFGLKNAGATYQRLVNKMFNQQIGRNMEVYVDDMLVKSKEELAHLDDLEETFATLRKHQMKLNPSKCVFGVASGKFLGFMVSQRGIEANPEKVQAIIDMAPPKTVKDVQKLTGRIAALNRFVSRATDKCLPFFKTLKQAFAWTDECEAAFQELKRYLSSPPLLSPSKGGENLYLYLAVSASAVSAALIREEGKKQLPVYYVSQAFQGAEFRYPRIEKIAFALIVASRKLRPYFQSNPILVMTDQPIKKSMNKPEAAGRMVQWAIELSQFDIEYHPRAAIKAQALADFIAEFTLPDEAGTTDEVGKWIIQTDGSSAQKRGGVGVVITTPDGEVMKYGVQLEFPATNNEAEYEGILTGLRLGKALGAKNLLIQSDSKLVIGQISGEYEAKEERMQKYLKLTRQLTQEFDTVDFVQIPRNQNIEADEVSKLASSEAGMTSADVAIEIQKCPSIEEVAVLTTQSTNTWMTPLISFLRDGHLPQNTDEARKVRKRAARFTILNDVLYKRGFSMPYLKCIDEDEAKYILEEVHGGVCGDHAGPRSLVNKVIRAGYFWPTMQGDAANLVRRCNRCQRYGNVQRLPAEKMTTISSPWPFAQWGIDIVGPLPQGKGQALATITEARIRSFVWKNIICRFGIPLTIISDNGKQFDSQGFREFCSNLGIKNQFSSPGHPQANGQTEVTNRTLLKIIKTKLDEAKGETPFRLTYGSEAVIPVEVGVTSIRRGAFREGLNDEGLRFNLDCLDEIRDNASIRMTKYQKKMAEYYNKRVKLRRLAIGDLVLRKVTIATKDPTQGKLGPTWEGPYRVVHYSRQGSYHLETMDGRKLPRPWNIEHLKKYHE from the exons ATGCTAGTCAGTGAGCTCATTGATGATGACACGGGCCAGTGGAACAGACAGAAGGTGCATATATTATTTGCACCCAGTACCCGATGTGAGATTTTGGCCATACCCTTGAATGCTTTACACAGAAGGGACGAGTTAGAGTGGAAGGAAAACAGGGCAAGGAGGTTCTCAGTGAAAGATGCGTACCATGTTGCTATTCGCCTTTCGCATCAAGATGGGGCTGAACACTCAAATGCTCGGATAGATGGCAAGGTGTGGAAGACAATTTGGGCTTCAAAGGTGCCACCGAAAGTCAGGAACTTTATTTGGAGAGCGTGTTCAAACATTCTTCCCACTAAGGAGAATCTGCACAGCCGAAGGGTGAAGGTGGAGCCGAGATGCGACATCTGCTATCAACAGCCTGAATCAACCTCGCACTTGCTATGGGAATGTCCAATGGCAAGGAATGTGTGGGCAAGGGTGCAGAAATGTAGCAACCAGGTGCAGGACTTCTTCCAACTTTG gcCATTACACTCGTCCCCCAACGTacgtgacaagaacaagtattgccgGTTCCACAGAGACCACGGCCACAACACAGAAGATTGCAGAGACCTGAAGGAACAAATAGAGGAGTTAATACGGAAAGGAAAGTTGCAGAAATTTGTAAAGAAAGGAGAACATAGCAAGTTCAGAGACGACAACAGGACCCAAAATGAATCCTTCACTCGGGATGACGACCATACGTCCCAACCTCCACGCAAAGTGAAcggggagataaacacgatcACGGGAGGACCAGTCTCAGGAGGGTCATTCAGGTCGCTTAGAAAAGCATACCACAGACAGGTAAACCGCGTCCACGCTATTCCTCCGTCCAAGTACCGACGAACATACCAAGATATGTCCTTTAGTGAAGGAGACGCCAGGGGAGTGAAACAGCCTCACAACGATCCCCTGGTCATAGtgctgaatatagaagggttcaataccaGAAGAATCCTTGTTGATAACGGAAGCTCGGCGGATATCATCTACCTCTCAGCCTTCCAGCAGTTGAAGTTAGATCCAAAAAGGCTCCGTCCTTTTGACTCTCCGCTtgtcagtttcagtggagacagggtCTACCCCAGGGGTATAGTGACTCTGACGGTAACAGCAGGGACCTATCCGTTGCAGCTGACCAAACAAGTAGATTTCCTGGTTGTAGATTGCCCCtcgtcctacaatgtcatcattgggaggcctaCCCTAAACAAATGGAAGGCAGCAACGTCCACAtactgtttgaaggtgaaattcccaacagacGATGGTGTAGGTGAAGTAAAGGGAGATCAGGTCCTGGCAAGGGAGTGCTACCAGGCCGTACTGGCAAGAAAGGAGAACCACACGTGGAcgatagaagaaaaagaggaagacagAATGGAGATCCTGGAAGCAGTGGAGTTGGTAGAAGGAAATGCGGACAGGACAACCAGGATAGGGACGACGCTAAGCCCTGAGATGAGAGCGAAACTCATAAAGTTCCTTAAAGGGAATCTTGATGTCTTcgcatggagtcacgaggacatgccaggcataTCTCCAGGGATCATCCAGCATAGACTGAATGTGGACGCCAACAGGAAGCCCGTTCAGCAACGACGAAGAACTTTCGCTCCAGAGCGAGATCAGGCAGTAGCAGAAGAGGTAACCAAACTATTGACAGCGGGGTTCATCCGAGAGGTATACTACCCAGAATGGCTCGCCAACGTCGTCCTGGTAAAGAAAccaaatggaaagtggagaatgtgtgtagacttcactgacctgaataaagcatgcccaaaggacagcttccctctaccaaggATAGACCAACTCGTGGACTCTACCGCTGGACACAAGTTGTTGACGTTCATGGATGccttctcagggtacaaccagataaagatggctgaagaagaccaggagaagaccgccttcatcaccagccagggactctattgttacaaggtgatgccttttgggttgaaaaacgCTGGAGCTACATACCAGAGGTTggtaaacaaaatgttcaacCAACAAATTGGCAGGAACATGGAAGTATACGtagacgatatgctcgtcaagagtaaggaagagctcGCCCATCTGGACGACCTGGAGGAGACTTTTGCAACCCTGAGAAAACACCAGATGAAGTTAAATCCTAGCAAATGTGTTTTTGGAGTAGCCTCGGGAAAATTCCTGGGATTTATGGTGTCccagagaggaatagaagccaATCCAGAGAAAGTACAAGCTATCATTGACATGGCTCCACCCAAAACCGTCAAGGATGTACAAAAACTTACGGGAAGGATAGCAGCtctaaacaggttcgtctccaGGGCCACAGACAAATGCTTGCCCTTTTTCAAAACCCTCAAGCAGGCCTTTGCTTGGACTGACGAATGCGAAGCAGCGTTCCAAGAGTTGAAACGATATCTGAGCAGTCCACCCCTCCTGAGCCCGTCCAAAGGAGGGGAGAACCTATATTTGTACCTGGCAGTATCAGCGTCGGCAGTCAGCGCagccttgattagagaagaaggcaagaagcaACTCCCGGTGTACTACGTCAGCCAGGCCTTTCAAGGAGCTGAGTTCAGGTACCCAAGAATTGAAAAGATTGCGTTCGCGCTTATAGTAGCTTCGCGCAAGCTCAGACCGTATTTCCAGTCaaatcctatccttgtaatGACGGACCAGCCAATCAAGAAGTCAATGAACAAACCGGAAGCAgcagggagaatggtccaatgggCAATCGAACTCAGtcaatttgacatcgagtaccatccaAGAGCAGCCATCAAGGCACAAGCTCTGGCTGACTTCATCGCTGAATTCACTCTTCCAGACGAAGCAGGAACTACCGACGAAGTTGGAAAATGGATAATACAGACAgatggttcgtcagcccaaaagagggggggagtaggggtcgtcataaccaCCCCCGACGGAGAAGTGATGAAATATGGAGTTCAACTGGAGTTCCCAGCCACcaataacgaagccgaatatgaaggaatattgacgggCTTGAGGCTTGGAAAAGCTCTTGGTGCCAAAAACTTGCTTATCCAGAGTGATTCAAAGCTGGTAATCGGACAGATCAGTGGAGAGTACGaggcaaaggaagaaaggatgcagaaataccttaAACTGACGAGGCAGCTAACTCAGGAGTTCGACACAGTGGATTTCGTCCAGATACCAAGAAACCAGAATATTGAAGCTGACGAAGTGTCGAAACTAGCGTCGTCAGAAGCAGGAATGACAAGCGCAGACGTGGCAATAGAAATTCAGAAATGCCCAAGTATTGAGGAGGTGGCAGTGCTCACCACCCAGAGCACAAACACCTGGATGACGCCCTTGATATCCTTCCTCCGAGACGGACACTTACCTCAGAATACTGACGAAGCCAGAAAGGTCAGAAAGAGAGCGGCTAGGTTCACGATCCTAAATGACGtcttgtacaagagaggcttctctatgcccTACCTGAAGTGCATCGACGAGGACGAGGCCAAATACATCCTAGAAGAGGTACACGGAGGAGTCTGTGGCGACCATGCCGGCCCCAGATCCCTAGTAAACAAGGTGATAAGAGCGGGGtacttttggccaaccatgcaggggGATGCTGCTAACCTCGTCAGAAGATGCAACAGATGCCAGCGGTACGGGAATGTACAACGGCTTCCAGCAGAGAAGATGACGACTATATCCTCCCCATGGCCATTCGCGCAATGGGGAATCGACATCGTCGGTCCTctgccccaaggtaaaggtcag GCTCTAGCAACCATCACTGAGGCTCGGATTCGGAGCTTCGTGTGGAAAAACATtatctgcaggttcgggatcccTTTGACGATCATATCCGATAATGGGAAGCAGTTCGATAGCCAAGGCTTCAGAGAGTTCTGCTCGAACCTCGGGATCAAGAATCAATTCTCATCCCCGGGACACCCCCAGGCAAatggacagacggaagtaacAAACAGGACGTTGCTCAAGATAATCAAAACCAAGCTGGACGAAGCAAAAG gagagacacccttcaggcttacctaCGGCTCTGAAGCAGTGATCCCAGTAGAAGTTGGAGTAACAAGCATCAGGCGAGGAGCTTTCAGAGAGGGACTCAATGACGAGGGACTGCGGTTCAACCTGGATTGCTTGGATGAAATAAGAGACAATGCGTCCATTCGAATGACAaagtatcaaaagaaaatggcCGAGTATTACAATAAGAGGGTCAAACTCAGGCGTCTGGCCATAGGGGACCTCGTCCTTCGCAAAGTCACTATAGCTACTAAAGACCCGACTCAAGGGAAGCTGGGCCCTacatgggaagggccatatcgcgTCGTTCATTACTCTAGGCAGGGGAGTTACCATCTGGAAACTATGGACGGACGAAAACTCCCTCGTCcttggaacattgagcatttaaagaaaTACCATGAGTAA
- the LOC126700044 gene encoding uncharacterized protein LOC126700044 has translation MVDSLEVRIACPSISFLFARLGGSLGTYPFLENFVYEGNSLSVVLSELLPLLRQSLNWFEGLGGRRLMSEVRSSDLETGLSSSGGPAEGDTAVSGSREVRAFYALREICGLDDETVNRFKDRFQFSSRVRVRRPREEDRACHFFPGEICFYESAFTCGLRFPVHPFLMELLDHFGIAPGQLMPNSWRIVINCMQIWLASNGDMIRIGELTYLYRLKESKEWGYYELVPWERKIKIVKGLPSSFRYWKSRFFFVSGDDFETQSSSDWGDIPRLLRRWGTPTLVKRRPGLKRRYKERIETAIGYAETIESWDELVDPRSLAFYNLGPDPSPFVLRQLGIEGKKKMTTKFNKDMYAKMRSKKDEPLSNLGKKTVRVTGKGSASIPFSIVPSIASETTRTASPTVSIEEIPTPGSKRPRVVGKGKEKTDTRPSTIWDDESLAVERAHEVVTSADLKALSDLSLNDVASRHVHKLVQVLGESIHITAEYLTQGAKVASLATRMEAQEKENSDLRTNLITSMDEATTLKEKVKVLEDDLRVERGLTQEKDEQLQAAKEKLVNIAARSVEAFQTTDEYNTVLFSWYFKGFELLRRYMIKHPSGVNLESLDLEEVDKEMALEEAASSSAPGDDVPEPVADVPASEGTADA, from the exons atggttgatagcttagaggttaggatagcttgcccGTCGATCTCCTTCCTTTTTGCGCGTCTAGGGGGATCTTTGGGTACTTAcccttttttggaaaattttgtgtacGAAGGCAATAGTCTGAGCGTCGTTTTGAGTGAGTTGTTACCGTTGCTCCGTCAATCGCTAAATTGGTTTGAGGGTTTAGGAGGGAGAAGATTaatgtctgaggttaggtctagtgacCTCGAGACTGGGCTATCGTCCAGTGGTGGCCCGGCTGAAGGAGATACCGCCGTCTCTGGTTCTcgagaggttagggctttttatgcccttaGGGAGATTTGTGGTCTGGATGACGAGACCGTGAATAGATTTaaggataggtttcaatttTCGTCTAGGGTTCGTGTTCGTCGTCCCAGGGAAGAAGATAGGGCTTGTCACTTCTTTCCAGGCGAAATATGTTTTTATGAGTCAGCCTTCACCTGTGGGCTTAGGTTCCCCGTCCACCCGTTCCTGATGGAACTTTTAGATCATTTTGGTATAGCCCCTGGACAGCTCATGCCAAACTCGTGGAGGATCGTCATTaactgtatgcaaatatggttggccTCCAACGGGGATATGATCAGGATAGGTGAGCTCACCTACCTGTATCGTTTGAAAGAGTCTAAAGAGTGGGGATATTACGAATTAGTCCCTTGGGAGAGAAAGATTAAGATCGTCAAGGGATTGCCTTCGTCATTCAGGTATTGGAAGTcgcgctttttctttgtgtctggggACGACTTCGAGACCCAATCTAGCAGtgattggggtgatatcccgaggttgctccgtcggtggggaaccccgaccTTAG TTAAGAGACGGCCTGGGCTGAAGAGACGATATAAGGAACGCATAGAGACCGCCATCGGGTACGCTGAGACGATTGAGAGCTGGGACGAGCTGGTTGACCCTCGATCTCTTGCGTTTTACAACCTTGGTCCTGACCCATCTCCTTTCGTTCTTCGTCAGCTTGgcattgaaggaaaaaaga AGATGACGACCAAGTTTAACAAGGACATGTATGCAAAGATGAGGTCAAAGAAGGACGAACCCCTGTCCAACTTGGGGAAGAAGACCGTGCGAGTTACCGGGAAGGGTTCTGCCTCCATCCCGTTCAGCATTGTTCCTTCCATAGCCTCTGAAACGACGAGGACTGCCTCCCCGACCGTTTCAATAGAAGAGATTCCTACTCCTGGCTCTAAAAGGCCGCGCGTGGTTGgcaaaggaaaggagaagacTGATACTCGTCCGTCCACCATATGGGATGACGAGTCATTGGCTGTGGAAAGAGCTCACGAGGTCGTTACTTCAGCGGACTTGAAGGCTCTATCTGACTTGTCCTTAAACGATGTGGCTTCTCGTCACGTCCACAAACTGGTCCAG GTGTTGGGAGAGAGTATCCATATCACTGCTGAGTACCTCACTCAAGGGGCCAAGGTGGCGTCTCTGGCGACCCGGATGGAGGCTCAGGAGAAGGAGAACTCTGACCTGAGGACGAACCTGATTACTTCTATGGACGAGGCCACGACACTGAAGGAGAAGGTCAAGGTGCTGGAGGACGACCTCAGAGTTGAGCGCGGGTTGACTCAGGAGAAGGACGAGCAACTTCAGGCAGCCAAGGAGAAACTAGTGAACATCGCCGCTCGATCCGTGGAGGCTTTCCAGACCACTGATGAGTACAACACCGTGCTCTTCAGCTGGTATTTTAAGGGATTTGAGCTTCTCCGGAGGTACATGATCAAGCATCCTTCCGGAGTCAACCTGGAGAGCCTGGATTTGGAGGAGGTGGACAAGGAAATGGCCCTGGAGGAGGCGGCTTCGTCTTCTGCCCCCGGTGATGATGTTCCTGAACCCGTTGCTGACGTGCCGGCCAGTGAAGGCACAGCTGATGCTTGA